The Manihot esculenta cultivar AM560-2 chromosome 1, M.esculenta_v8, whole genome shotgun sequence genome has a window encoding:
- the LOC110613189 gene encoding bromodomain and WD repeat-containing protein 1 isoform X6, which translates to MDFWKCTSSISKAPLSTSNNVVEKSRLEQQERTDVDVDLREVYFLILHFLSSGPCQKSFGHFWNELLEHELLPRRYHAWFSRSGACSGHDDDDGVSLPLSYNKLVDRYPHIEKDHLVKLLKQLLQHIAPPVLDKPVLHRPNAADVPTLLGSGSFSLLDCVSNMNKQAKHLPVHLRWPHMQADQVHGLGLREIGGGFTKHHRASSIRSACYAIAKPLTMVQKMQNIKKLRGHRDAVYCAIFDRSGRYMITGSDDRLVKVWSMETAFCLASCRGHEGDITDLAVSSNNAIVASASNDFVIRVWRLPDGLPISVLRGHTGAVTAIAFSPRPSSVYQLLSSSDDGTCRIWDARYSQCSPRIYVPKPSDAIAGKNNGPFSNGPSSSNGSQSHQILCCAYNANGTVFVTGSSDTYARVWSACKSTADESEQPIHEMDVLSGHENDVNYVQFSGCAVASRSSLADTLKEENIPRFKNSWFCHDNIVTCSRDGSAIIWSPRSRRSHGKSGRWTKSYHLKVPPPPLPPQPPRGGPRQRILPTPRGVNMIMWSLDNRFVLAAIMDCRICVWNAADSSLVHSLTGHTASSYVLDVHPFNPRIAMSAGYDGRTIVWDIWEGVPIRTYEIGLGRFKLVDGKFSPDGTSIVLSDDVGQIHLLNTGQGESQKDAKYDQFFLGDYRPLIRDSAGNVLDQETQLPPHRRNIQDPICDSSMIPYPEPYQTMFQKRRLGALGVEWHPPSIKFAIGTDFSLGLDYQMPPLEDLDRMIEPLPEFIDAIYWEPENEVISDDTDSEYNVAEECTSEGEQGSLCYSSATDPDCSMDDSDSEHSHKDGPRRSRRRKQKSEVESSVRHVKKRNLSERDGLISGSSGSKKLKNSRKFSKGKSSKVKSSRPQRIAARNALNMFSRITGTSTDGDVEDDSEDDTSSSESSLQESNIPRKISDKYLQNMQDKYVEEENIVKTHQLPESQPNAGNRKKLVLKLSLRGSKKPVSPEDRMLNVERQVYDMNPDPRPFQETEINLSSKDLGSSSSHLFDAGLSQNQNNHINSGGYPEKVEDGIEGSSGDNGSKIRRGENNICTSKNSRLGDEIPGDASIGFNASCDAHKESRSDVHGDGELLEVDQDSATIEETVPSGVIQSSLTFLSSSLGELQSNCGASAGTCDKAPDGGDENRSLSDKCSNLDSVEAREHAGVNHCQGLKENPLPKLTKIKMRTRGTLGGTPSKIKSMRAVDDLHQDAVGRMSEGPSYLEQNQLLGVRGNDEGSGRSVSLYDVPEREKSHKSIADLEDLNHDVEEDASDAIHRTRLLKMKETSWESHDDMNHNLRFRVGHELPGTSNINGVELLSEEMMLNSRIAVRSRSARNRRVDNCSSPLISRKPSQPARKLSWLILSKHEEEYRYIPQLGDEVVYLRQGHQEYIESTNSSATGPWSLIKGYLGAVEICKVESLNYAPAAGSGDSCCKIILRFIDPSSGVFGKAFKLTLPELINFPDFVVEKTRYDAAISRNWTHRDKCQVWWKNENGEGGSWWEGRVLSSEPKSDEFPDSPWERYFIRYRADPLENHRHSPWELHDPGTTWEHPHIDVKISIKLLISFDKLEESDFYGIEKLNEASHKLDFFNRFPVPLCPDIIRSRLENNYYRSLEAVKHDVHVMMENAQSYFGKNAELSHKMKRLSEWFSKKLSKL; encoded by the exons ATGGACTTCTGGAAGTGCACATCTTCTATTAGTAAGGCACCTTTAAGTACTTCTAATAATGTGGTGGAGAAGTCCCGGCTTGAACAACAAGAGAGGACTGATGTAGATGTAGACCTTAGAGAAGTTTACTTCCTGATTTTGCATTTTCTTTCCTCTGGGCCTTGCCAAAAGAGTTTTGGACACTTTTGGAATGAGCTTTTGGAGCATGAGCTTCTACCTAGAAGATATCATGCATGGTTTTCAAGAAGTGGTGcatgtagtggacatgatgatgatgatggtgtATCTCTTCCATTGAGTTATAATAAATTGGTGGATAG GTATCCTCATATTGAGAAGGATCATTTGGTGAAGCTTCTGAAGCAACTGCTGCAGCACATAGCACCTCCTGTACTTGACAAGCCTGTATTACATCGTCCAAATGCAGCAGATGTTCCTACTTTACTGGGATCTGGTTCTTTTTCGCTTCTGGATT GTGTTAGCAATATGAATAAGCAAGCTAAGCATCTGCCTGTGCATCTGCGTTGGCCTCATATGCAGGCTGATCAGGTGCATGGTTTAGGTTTAAGGGAGATTGGAGGAGGTTTTACAAAGCATCATCGTGCTTCATCCATTCGCTCTGCATGCTATGCTATTGCTAAGCCTTTGACCATGGTGCAAAAGATGCAAAACATAAAAAAGTTGAGGGGACATCGTGATGCAGTCTATTGTG CCATATTTGATCGCTCAGGTAGGTATATGATTACTGGCTCAGATGATCGTCTCGTCAAGGTTTGGTCAATGGAAACTGCATTTTGCTTGGCAAGCTGCCGAGGGCATGAA GGTGACATTACTGACTTGGCTGTAAGTTCAAACAATGCTATAGTGGCATCTGCTTCTAATGATTTCGTCATCCGAGTT TGGCGCTTGCCAGATGGTTTGCCAATATCAGTATTGCGCGGGCACACTGGAGCTGTTACTGCCATTGCATTTAGTCCCAGGCCTAGCtctgtctaccaactcttatc GTCATCAGATGATGGAACTTGTCGAATCTGGGATGCTAGATATTCCCAGTGCAGTCCACGAATTTATGTGCCAAAACCTTCTGATGCTATTGCTG GTAAGAACAATGGTCCATTTAGTAATGGACCCTCTTCAAGCAATGGTTCACAGAGCCATCAGATATTATGTTGTGCTTACAATGCCAATGGGACTGTCTTTGTCACTGGTAGCTCTGACACTTATGCAAGG GTTTGGAGTGCCTGTAAATCTACTGCAGATGAGTCAGAACAACCCATTCATGAGATGGATGTATTATCTGGGCATGAAAATGATGTCAATTATGTTCAGTTCAG TGGGTGTGCTGTTGCTTCAAGATCTTCATTGGCTGACACTTTGAAGGAGGAGAACATTCCCAGATTCAAAAATTCCTG GTTTTGTCATGACAACATAGTCACTTGTTCTCGTGATGGTAGTGCAATTATATGGAGTCCTAGATCGCGCAGATCCCAT GGAAAATCTGGACGTTGGACTAAGTCATATCATCTGAAAGTTCCACCTCCCCCATTGCCTCCTCAACCTCCTCGGGGAGGTCCACGTCAAAGAATTCTTCCAACTCCTCGTGGTGTTAATATGATTATGTGGAGCTTGGATAATCGCTTTGTGCTTGCAGCTATAATGG ATTGCAGAATATGTGTTTGGAATGCTGCAGATAGTAGCTTGGTACATTCTTTGACTGGTCACACTGCATCT TCATATGTTTTAGATGTTCATCCTTTCAACCCTCGTATAGCTATGAGTGCTGGATATGATGGAAGAACTATAGTCTGGGAT ATATGGGAGGGTGTTCCCATTCGCACATATGAAATTGGACTTGGACGTTTCAAGTTGGTTGATGGGAAGTTTTCTCC GGATGGAACATCAATAGTGCTTTCAGATGATGTTGGCCAGATACATTTATTGAACACAGGCCAAGGGGAATCGCAGAAGGACGCCAAATATGATCAG TTCTTCCTTGGGGATTATCGACCTCTTATCCGTGATTCTGCCGGAAATGTTCTTGATCAG GAGACACAGCTCCCTCCACATCGAAGGAACATTCAAGATCCTATTTGTGATTCCA GTATGATTCCATACCCAGAACCTTATCAAACCATGTTCCAGAAACGTCGACTCGGTGCACTTGGTGTTGAATGGCATCCTCCATCCATAAAATTTGCTATCGGTACAGATTTCAGTCTGGGCCTGGATTATCAAATGCCTCCTTTGGAAGATTTGGATAGAATGATTGAGCCACTACCGGAGTTCATAGATGCCATTTACTGGGAACCTGAGAATGAAGTCATAAGTGATGATACTGACTCAGAGTATAATGTTGCAGAGGAATGCACCAGTGAAGGAGAACAAGGTAGTTTGTGTTACAGCTCTGCTACTGATCCAGATTGTAGCATGGATGACAGTGACAGCGAACATAGTCATAAAGATGGCCCTCGCAGATCAAGAAGAAGAAAGCAAAAAAGTGAA GTTGAGTCCTCTGTGAGGCATGTCAAGAAAAGGAATTTGAGTGAGCGTGATGGCTTGATATCTGGGAGTAGTGGTtctaagaaattaaaaaatagccGGAAATTTTCCAAGGGAAAGTCTTCCAAGGTAAAGTCATCCAGACCTCAGCGTATTGCAGCACGCAATGCCCTAAATATGTTCTCCAGAATTACTGGAACATCTACAGATGGAGACGTTGAAGATGATTCGGAAGATGATACATCCAGCAGCGAGTCAAGTCTGCAAGAATCAAACATTCCAAGAAAAATATCTGATAAATACTTGCAGAACATGCAAGATAAATATGTGGAAGAGGAAAATATAGTCAAAACTCACCAACTCCCTGAATCTCAACCAAATGCTGGAAATAGGAAGAAATTAGTTTTGAAGCTTTCACTGCGTGGTTCTAAGAAGCCTGTGTCTCCGGAAGACAGAATGCTCAATGTTGAGAGACAGGTATATGATATGAATCCAGATCCTAGACCTTTTCAAGAAACTGAAATCAATTTAAGCTCCAAAGATCTAGGGTCATCTTCCTCACATTTGTTTGATGCGGGTCTGTCCCAAAATCAGaataatcatattaatagtGGAGGGTATCCTGAAAAGGTTGAGGATGGCATAGAGGGATCTTCAGGTGACAATGGAAGCAAAATCAGACGGGGAGAGAACAACATCTGTacttccaagaattcaagatTAGGGGATGAGATCCCAGGTGATGCATCCATTGGATTCAATGCTAGTTGTGATGCGCACAAGGAAAGCAGGAGTGATGTTCATGG GGATGGGGAACTACTTGAAGTGGATCAAGATAGTGCCACAATTGAAGAGACTGTTCCTTCTGGTGTAATACAAAGTTCTTTGACATTTTTATCATCTTCACTGGGTGAACTTCAATCAAATTGTGGTGCTTCTGCCGGCACTTGTGATAAAGCTCCTGATGGGGGAGATGAAAACCGGTCTTTATCTGATAAATGCAGTAACCTTGATTCAGTGGAAGCAAGAGAACATGCTGGTGTAAACCATTGTCAGGGATTGAAAGAGAATCCTCTTCCCAagttaacaaaaataaaaatgagaacGAGAGGGACTTTGGGGGGAACACcttcaaaaattaaatctatGAGAGCTGTGGATGATTTGCATCAAGATGCAGTTGGTAGAATGTCTGAAGGTCCCTCATACTTGGAGCAAAATCAACTCTTAGGAGTGCGAGGAAATGACGAAGGTTCTGGTAGATCAGTTTCTTTATATGATGTTCCTGAAAGGGAAAAGTCGCATAAGAGCATTGCTGATTTAGAAGATTTAAATCATGATGTGGAAGAAGATGCGTCGGATGCAATACATAGAACAAGATTATTGAAGATGAAGGAAACTTCTTGGGAGTCGCATGATGATATGAACCATAACTTAAGGTTCAGAGTGGGTCATGAATTGCCAGGAACATCAAATATTAATGGTGTTGAGCTCCTATCTGAAGAAATGATGCTGAATTCGAGAATTGCAGTGAGATCAAGGTCTGCTAGAAACAGGCGAGTTGATAATTGCTCAAGTCCTTTGATTTCAAGGAAACCAAGTCAACCTGCTAGGAAATTGTCATGGCTGATCTTGTCAAAACATGAGGAAGAGTATCGATATATTCCTCAGCTAGGTGATGAAGTTGTGTATTTGAGACAG GGTCACCAGGAGTATATTGAATCAACAAACTCATCAGCAACAGGTCCTTGGAGTTTGATTAAGGGTTACCTTGGTGCTGTAGAAATTTGCAAGGTTGAAAGCCTGAATTATGCCCCAGCTGCTGGTTCTGGGGATAGCTGCTGTAAAATTATACTCAGATTTATAGATCCTTCATCTGGTGTATTTGGTAAAGCCTTTAAATTGACCCTGCCTGAACTGATCAATTTTCCTGATTTTGTTGTTGAGAAAACGAGGTATGATGCTGCTATCAGTAGAAATTGGACCCATAGGGATAAATGCCAGGTGTGGTGGAAGAATGAGAATGGGGAAGGTGGTAGTTGGTGGGAGGGTAGAGTTCTTTCTTCAGAACCGAAATCTGATGAATTTCCTGATAGTCCTTGGGAGAGATACTTTATTCGATACAGGGCTGACCCGCTTGAAAACCATCGACACAGTCCTTGGGAACTGCATGATCCTGGGACCACATGGGAGCACCCGCATATCGATGTCAAAATTAGTATTAAGCTACTAATTTCTTTTGATAAATTAGAGGAGTCG GATTTTTATGGAATCGAGAAATTGAATGAAGCATCTCATAAGTTGGATTTCTTTAACAG GTTTCCAGTTCCTCTGTGTCCGGATATTATCCGTTCAAGGTTAGAAAACAACTATTACCGTAGCTTAGAAGCAGTGAAGCATGATGTACATGTGATGATGGAAAATGCACAATCTTATTTTGGCAAAAATGCTGAGCTATCACACAAGATGAAGCGGCTATCCGAATGGTTTTCAAAGAAACTGTCAAAACTCTGA
- the LOC110613189 gene encoding bromodomain and WD repeat-containing protein 1 isoform X3 has protein sequence MDFWKCTSSISKAPLSTSNNVVEKSRLEQQERTDVDVDLREVYFLILHFLSSGPCQKSFGHFWNELLEHELLPRRYHAWFSRSGACSGHDDDDGVSLPLSYNKLVDRYPHIEKDHLVKLLKQLLQHIAPPVLDKPVLHRPNAADVPTLLGSGSFSLLDCVSNMNKQAKHLPVHLRWPHMQADQVHGLGLREIGGGFTKHHRASSIRSACYAIAKPLTMVQKMQNIKKLRGHRDAVYCAIFDRSGRYMITGSDDRLVKVWSMETAFCLASCRGHEGDITDLAVSSNNAIVASASNDFVIRVWRLPDGLPISVLRGHTGAVTAIAFSPRPSSVYQLLSSSDDGTCRIWDARYSQCSPRIYVPKPSDAIAEFSAGKNNGPFSNGPSSSNGSQSHQILCCAYNANGTVFVTGSSDTYARVWSACKSTADESEQPIHEMDVLSGHENDVNYVQFSGCAVASRSSLADTLKEENIPRFKNSWFCHDNIVTCSRDGSAIIWSPRSRRSHGKSGRWTKSYHLKVPPPPLPPQPPRGGPRQRILPTPRGVNMIMWSLDNRFVLAAIMDCRICVWNAADSSLVHSLTGHTASSYVLDVHPFNPRIAMSAGYDGRTIVWDIWEGVPIRTYEIGLGRFKLVDGKFSPDGTSIVLSDDVGQIHLLNTGQGESQKDAKYDQFFLGDYRPLIRDSAGNVLDQETQLPPHRRNIQDPICDSSMIPYPEPYQTMFQKRRLGALGVEWHPPSIKFAIGTDFSLGLDYQMPPLEDLDRMIEPLPEFIDAIYWEPENEVISDDTDSEYNVAEECTSEGEQGSLCYSSATDPDCSMDDSDSEHSHKDGPRRSRRRKQKSEVESSVRHVKKRNLSERDGLISGSSGSKKLKNSRKFSKGKSSKVKSSRPQRIAARNALNMFSRITGTSTDGDVEDDSEDDTSSSESSLQESNIPRKISDKYLQNMQDKYVEEENIVKTHQLPESQPNAGNRKKLVLKLSLRGSKKPVSPEDRMLNVERQVYDMNPDPRPFQETEINLSSKDLGSSSSHLFDAGLSQNQNNHINSGGYPEKVEDGIEGSSGDNGSKIRRGENNICTSKNSRLGDEIPGDASIGFNASCDAHKESRSDVHGDGELLEVDQDSATIEETVPSGVIQSSLTFLSSSLGELQSNCGASAGTCDKAPDGGDENRSLSDKCSNLDSVEAREHAGVNHCQGLKENPLPKLTKIKMRTRGTLGGTPSKIKSMRAVDDLHQDAVGRMSEGPSYLEQNQLLGVRGNDEGSGRSVSLYDVPEREKSHKSIADLEDLNHDVEEDASDAIHRTRLLKMKETSWESHDDMNHNLRFRVGHELPGTSNINGVELLSEEMMLNSRIAVRSRSARNRRVDNCSSPLISRKPSQPARKLSWLILSKHEEEYRYIPQLGDEVVYLRQGHQEYIESTNSSATGPWSLIKGYLGAVEICKVESLNYAPAAGSGDSCCKIILRFIDPSSGVFGKAFKLTLPELINFPDFVVEKTRYDAAISRNWTHRDKCQVWWKNENGEGGSWWEGRVLSSEPKSDEFPDSPWERYFIRYRADPLENHRHSPWELHDPGTTWEHPHIDVKISIKLLISFDKLEESDFYGIEKLNEASHKLDFFNRFPVPLCPDIIRSRLENNYYRSLEAVKHDVHVMMENAQSYFGKNAELSHKMKRLSEWFSKKLSKL, from the exons ATGGACTTCTGGAAGTGCACATCTTCTATTAGTAAGGCACCTTTAAGTACTTCTAATAATGTGGTGGAGAAGTCCCGGCTTGAACAACAAGAGAGGACTGATGTAGATGTAGACCTTAGAGAAGTTTACTTCCTGATTTTGCATTTTCTTTCCTCTGGGCCTTGCCAAAAGAGTTTTGGACACTTTTGGAATGAGCTTTTGGAGCATGAGCTTCTACCTAGAAGATATCATGCATGGTTTTCAAGAAGTGGTGcatgtagtggacatgatgatgatgatggtgtATCTCTTCCATTGAGTTATAATAAATTGGTGGATAG GTATCCTCATATTGAGAAGGATCATTTGGTGAAGCTTCTGAAGCAACTGCTGCAGCACATAGCACCTCCTGTACTTGACAAGCCTGTATTACATCGTCCAAATGCAGCAGATGTTCCTACTTTACTGGGATCTGGTTCTTTTTCGCTTCTGGATT GTGTTAGCAATATGAATAAGCAAGCTAAGCATCTGCCTGTGCATCTGCGTTGGCCTCATATGCAGGCTGATCAGGTGCATGGTTTAGGTTTAAGGGAGATTGGAGGAGGTTTTACAAAGCATCATCGTGCTTCATCCATTCGCTCTGCATGCTATGCTATTGCTAAGCCTTTGACCATGGTGCAAAAGATGCAAAACATAAAAAAGTTGAGGGGACATCGTGATGCAGTCTATTGTG CCATATTTGATCGCTCAGGTAGGTATATGATTACTGGCTCAGATGATCGTCTCGTCAAGGTTTGGTCAATGGAAACTGCATTTTGCTTGGCAAGCTGCCGAGGGCATGAA GGTGACATTACTGACTTGGCTGTAAGTTCAAACAATGCTATAGTGGCATCTGCTTCTAATGATTTCGTCATCCGAGTT TGGCGCTTGCCAGATGGTTTGCCAATATCAGTATTGCGCGGGCACACTGGAGCTGTTACTGCCATTGCATTTAGTCCCAGGCCTAGCtctgtctaccaactcttatc GTCATCAGATGATGGAACTTGTCGAATCTGGGATGCTAGATATTCCCAGTGCAGTCCACGAATTTATGTGCCAAAACCTTCTGATGCTATTGCTG AATTTTCTGCAGGTAAGAACAATGGTCCATTTAGTAATGGACCCTCTTCAAGCAATGGTTCACAGAGCCATCAGATATTATGTTGTGCTTACAATGCCAATGGGACTGTCTTTGTCACTGGTAGCTCTGACACTTATGCAAGG GTTTGGAGTGCCTGTAAATCTACTGCAGATGAGTCAGAACAACCCATTCATGAGATGGATGTATTATCTGGGCATGAAAATGATGTCAATTATGTTCAGTTCAG TGGGTGTGCTGTTGCTTCAAGATCTTCATTGGCTGACACTTTGAAGGAGGAGAACATTCCCAGATTCAAAAATTCCTG GTTTTGTCATGACAACATAGTCACTTGTTCTCGTGATGGTAGTGCAATTATATGGAGTCCTAGATCGCGCAGATCCCAT GGAAAATCTGGACGTTGGACTAAGTCATATCATCTGAAAGTTCCACCTCCCCCATTGCCTCCTCAACCTCCTCGGGGAGGTCCACGTCAAAGAATTCTTCCAACTCCTCGTGGTGTTAATATGATTATGTGGAGCTTGGATAATCGCTTTGTGCTTGCAGCTATAATGG ATTGCAGAATATGTGTTTGGAATGCTGCAGATAGTAGCTTGGTACATTCTTTGACTGGTCACACTGCATCT TCATATGTTTTAGATGTTCATCCTTTCAACCCTCGTATAGCTATGAGTGCTGGATATGATGGAAGAACTATAGTCTGGGAT ATATGGGAGGGTGTTCCCATTCGCACATATGAAATTGGACTTGGACGTTTCAAGTTGGTTGATGGGAAGTTTTCTCC GGATGGAACATCAATAGTGCTTTCAGATGATGTTGGCCAGATACATTTATTGAACACAGGCCAAGGGGAATCGCAGAAGGACGCCAAATATGATCAG TTCTTCCTTGGGGATTATCGACCTCTTATCCGTGATTCTGCCGGAAATGTTCTTGATCAG GAGACACAGCTCCCTCCACATCGAAGGAACATTCAAGATCCTATTTGTGATTCCA GTATGATTCCATACCCAGAACCTTATCAAACCATGTTCCAGAAACGTCGACTCGGTGCACTTGGTGTTGAATGGCATCCTCCATCCATAAAATTTGCTATCGGTACAGATTTCAGTCTGGGCCTGGATTATCAAATGCCTCCTTTGGAAGATTTGGATAGAATGATTGAGCCACTACCGGAGTTCATAGATGCCATTTACTGGGAACCTGAGAATGAAGTCATAAGTGATGATACTGACTCAGAGTATAATGTTGCAGAGGAATGCACCAGTGAAGGAGAACAAGGTAGTTTGTGTTACAGCTCTGCTACTGATCCAGATTGTAGCATGGATGACAGTGACAGCGAACATAGTCATAAAGATGGCCCTCGCAGATCAAGAAGAAGAAAGCAAAAAAGTGAA GTTGAGTCCTCTGTGAGGCATGTCAAGAAAAGGAATTTGAGTGAGCGTGATGGCTTGATATCTGGGAGTAGTGGTtctaagaaattaaaaaatagccGGAAATTTTCCAAGGGAAAGTCTTCCAAGGTAAAGTCATCCAGACCTCAGCGTATTGCAGCACGCAATGCCCTAAATATGTTCTCCAGAATTACTGGAACATCTACAGATGGAGACGTTGAAGATGATTCGGAAGATGATACATCCAGCAGCGAGTCAAGTCTGCAAGAATCAAACATTCCAAGAAAAATATCTGATAAATACTTGCAGAACATGCAAGATAAATATGTGGAAGAGGAAAATATAGTCAAAACTCACCAACTCCCTGAATCTCAACCAAATGCTGGAAATAGGAAGAAATTAGTTTTGAAGCTTTCACTGCGTGGTTCTAAGAAGCCTGTGTCTCCGGAAGACAGAATGCTCAATGTTGAGAGACAGGTATATGATATGAATCCAGATCCTAGACCTTTTCAAGAAACTGAAATCAATTTAAGCTCCAAAGATCTAGGGTCATCTTCCTCACATTTGTTTGATGCGGGTCTGTCCCAAAATCAGaataatcatattaatagtGGAGGGTATCCTGAAAAGGTTGAGGATGGCATAGAGGGATCTTCAGGTGACAATGGAAGCAAAATCAGACGGGGAGAGAACAACATCTGTacttccaagaattcaagatTAGGGGATGAGATCCCAGGTGATGCATCCATTGGATTCAATGCTAGTTGTGATGCGCACAAGGAAAGCAGGAGTGATGTTCATGG GGATGGGGAACTACTTGAAGTGGATCAAGATAGTGCCACAATTGAAGAGACTGTTCCTTCTGGTGTAATACAAAGTTCTTTGACATTTTTATCATCTTCACTGGGTGAACTTCAATCAAATTGTGGTGCTTCTGCCGGCACTTGTGATAAAGCTCCTGATGGGGGAGATGAAAACCGGTCTTTATCTGATAAATGCAGTAACCTTGATTCAGTGGAAGCAAGAGAACATGCTGGTGTAAACCATTGTCAGGGATTGAAAGAGAATCCTCTTCCCAagttaacaaaaataaaaatgagaacGAGAGGGACTTTGGGGGGAACACcttcaaaaattaaatctatGAGAGCTGTGGATGATTTGCATCAAGATGCAGTTGGTAGAATGTCTGAAGGTCCCTCATACTTGGAGCAAAATCAACTCTTAGGAGTGCGAGGAAATGACGAAGGTTCTGGTAGATCAGTTTCTTTATATGATGTTCCTGAAAGGGAAAAGTCGCATAAGAGCATTGCTGATTTAGAAGATTTAAATCATGATGTGGAAGAAGATGCGTCGGATGCAATACATAGAACAAGATTATTGAAGATGAAGGAAACTTCTTGGGAGTCGCATGATGATATGAACCATAACTTAAGGTTCAGAGTGGGTCATGAATTGCCAGGAACATCAAATATTAATGGTGTTGAGCTCCTATCTGAAGAAATGATGCTGAATTCGAGAATTGCAGTGAGATCAAGGTCTGCTAGAAACAGGCGAGTTGATAATTGCTCAAGTCCTTTGATTTCAAGGAAACCAAGTCAACCTGCTAGGAAATTGTCATGGCTGATCTTGTCAAAACATGAGGAAGAGTATCGATATATTCCTCAGCTAGGTGATGAAGTTGTGTATTTGAGACAG GGTCACCAGGAGTATATTGAATCAACAAACTCATCAGCAACAGGTCCTTGGAGTTTGATTAAGGGTTACCTTGGTGCTGTAGAAATTTGCAAGGTTGAAAGCCTGAATTATGCCCCAGCTGCTGGTTCTGGGGATAGCTGCTGTAAAATTATACTCAGATTTATAGATCCTTCATCTGGTGTATTTGGTAAAGCCTTTAAATTGACCCTGCCTGAACTGATCAATTTTCCTGATTTTGTTGTTGAGAAAACGAGGTATGATGCTGCTATCAGTAGAAATTGGACCCATAGGGATAAATGCCAGGTGTGGTGGAAGAATGAGAATGGGGAAGGTGGTAGTTGGTGGGAGGGTAGAGTTCTTTCTTCAGAACCGAAATCTGATGAATTTCCTGATAGTCCTTGGGAGAGATACTTTATTCGATACAGGGCTGACCCGCTTGAAAACCATCGACACAGTCCTTGGGAACTGCATGATCCTGGGACCACATGGGAGCACCCGCATATCGATGTCAAAATTAGTATTAAGCTACTAATTTCTTTTGATAAATTAGAGGAGTCG GATTTTTATGGAATCGAGAAATTGAATGAAGCATCTCATAAGTTGGATTTCTTTAACAG GTTTCCAGTTCCTCTGTGTCCGGATATTATCCGTTCAAGGTTAGAAAACAACTATTACCGTAGCTTAGAAGCAGTGAAGCATGATGTACATGTGATGATGGAAAATGCACAATCTTATTTTGGCAAAAATGCTGAGCTATCACACAAGATGAAGCGGCTATCCGAATGGTTTTCAAAGAAACTGTCAAAACTCTGA